One part of the Sphingobacterium sp. LZ7M1 genome encodes these proteins:
- a CDS encoding YtxH domain-containing protein yields MEKNRNGLVAFALLGLAVGTAAYYLLGTEDGKKQLDRANDGIKSLTKSIKDLSKKEAKRAQKLAKTAKEDLENLKDRAKNAGRDALDKASSKANEWAGKASDAAHNLANRAEDAADKAKSEIKNA; encoded by the coding sequence ATGGAAAAAAATAGAAATGGATTAGTGGCATTTGCCTTACTAGGATTAGCAGTAGGAACTGCAGCATATTACTTATTAGGAACTGAAGACGGAAAGAAACAATTAGATCGTGCTAATGATGGCATCAAGAGCTTAACAAAATCGATCAAGGATCTTTCTAAAAAAGAAGCGAAGAGAGCTCAAAAATTAGCTAAAACTGCTAAGGAAGATTTAGAGAACTTAAAAGACCGTGCTAAGAATGCTGGCCGTGATGCTTTGGACAAAGCTTCATCAAAAGCAAACGAATGGGCTGGAAAGGCATCTGATGCTGCCCATAATTTAGCAAACAGAGCTGAAGATGCAGCTGATAAAGCAAAGTCAGAAATTAAAAACGCTTAA
- a CDS encoding ABC transporter ATP-binding protein, giving the protein MARPRLNSGDTHSGDLPKPKLNKEIFQKALRIFSYIKPFKWKFVIGMVFLILSSLTMLTFPALLGAMIDAAQGRVKYEWLPASVMYIGGLSLIILSFQSVISFFRIRLFVEIAEKALANIRKDTYHRLITLPIDFFANRRVGELNSRLSSDLSQIQDTMTTTLAEMLRQTISLCFGVALLIWVSPKLALMNLCILPLIIIVAIIFGRFIRNLSREAQDKLAESNSVVQETLLGISNVKAFVNEFFESKRYAEKLNQSVALAVKGATYRGIFASFIIFAIFGAVIIVIWYGASLVSIHEISVGDLTTYILYSMFVAGSMGSFPELYATLQRSLGASERVLEILNEPKEDIQVSEEDKEIKVELHGDIQFDHVTFAYPTRPDLTILKDLSFHVAAGKKLAIVGPSGTGKSTIASLILQFYQPSSGTLKYDGIPADQLALTDIRNQVAIVPQDVLLFGGTIRENISYGNLNAEAEDIITAAKRANAHQFIMDFPEGYDTVVGERGVKLSGGQRQRIAIARALLKDPAILILDEATSSLDSESERMVQQALVELMKNRTSIIIAHRLSTIRDADKIIVVEDGIISDMGTHQELMEKGSGLYHHLYTLQSLHVVES; this is encoded by the coding sequence ATGGCCAGACCGAGATTGAACAGTGGAGACACCCATTCGGGGGATTTACCCAAACCGAAGCTGAACAAAGAAATTTTCCAGAAAGCACTACGGATATTTTCCTACATCAAGCCTTTTAAGTGGAAATTTGTGATTGGGATGGTTTTTTTAATCCTTTCCAGCTTAACCATGCTGACGTTTCCGGCGCTATTGGGAGCAATGATAGATGCCGCACAGGGAAGGGTGAAATACGAGTGGCTACCGGCTAGCGTGATGTACATTGGTGGATTGTCATTGATCATCTTATCCTTTCAGTCCGTAATTTCTTTTTTTCGGATCCGCTTGTTTGTGGAGATTGCCGAAAAAGCATTAGCCAATATCCGCAAGGACACCTACCATCGATTGATTACCTTACCGATTGATTTTTTTGCTAACCGCAGGGTTGGTGAACTGAACAGTCGCCTATCATCCGACCTTTCCCAGATCCAGGACACCATGACCACGACCTTGGCAGAAATGCTCAGGCAGACCATCAGTCTATGTTTTGGGGTAGCTCTATTGATATGGGTTTCGCCAAAGTTGGCATTGATGAACCTATGTATCCTACCGTTGATCATTATCGTGGCGATTATTTTCGGGAGATTCATCCGGAACCTTTCTAGGGAAGCACAAGATAAACTGGCAGAATCCAATTCTGTTGTACAAGAAACATTATTGGGCATCAGCAATGTCAAGGCTTTTGTAAACGAGTTCTTTGAATCAAAGCGTTATGCAGAAAAGCTGAACCAATCGGTGGCATTAGCTGTAAAAGGCGCAACTTACCGCGGTATTTTTGCCTCATTTATCATATTTGCCATCTTCGGGGCAGTCATTATCGTTATCTGGTACGGTGCATCCTTAGTTTCCATCCATGAAATTTCGGTAGGAGATTTAACGACGTATATATTATATTCCATGTTTGTTGCTGGTTCAATGGGTAGTTTCCCAGAACTTTATGCCACCTTACAACGCTCTTTAGGGGCAAGTGAACGTGTGTTGGAAATCTTGAACGAGCCTAAGGAAGATATACAGGTCAGCGAAGAAGATAAAGAGATCAAGGTGGAGTTGCATGGTGACATCCAATTTGATCACGTGACCTTTGCCTATCCGACCCGACCGGACCTGACCATATTAAAAGATCTCTCTTTTCATGTTGCTGCGGGTAAAAAACTGGCAATTGTCGGCCCTAGTGGAACTGGGAAATCGACCATTGCATCCTTGATCCTACAATTTTATCAGCCTAGCAGTGGTACCTTAAAATATGATGGTATTCCAGCAGATCAGCTGGCCCTGACCGATATCAGGAACCAAGTTGCCATTGTCCCACAGGATGTACTTTTGTTTGGAGGTACCATCCGTGAGAACATCAGCTACGGAAACCTGAATGCTGAAGCGGAGGATATCATTACCGCTGCAAAACGAGCAAACGCGCACCAATTTATCATGGACTTCCCTGAGGGCTATGATACCGTTGTAGGTGAACGCGGCGTAAAATTATCCGGAGGGCAAAGACAAAGAATTGCCATTGCCCGTGCCCTATTGAAGGATCCAGCCATCTTAATCTTAGATGAGGCTACCTCTTCCCTAGATTCAGAATCAGAAAGGATGGTCCAGCAAGCATTGGTAGAACTGATGAAGAACAGGACATCCATAATTATAGCACACCGACTGTCCACTATTCGAGACGCTGACAAGATTATTGTTGTCGAAGATGGCATCATTTCAGATATGGGAACCCACCAGGAATTAATGGAAAAAGGCAGCGGATTATACCATCATCTCTATACATTACAGTCCCTTCACGTAGTTGAAAGTTAA
- a CDS encoding LVIVD repeat-containing protein, whose amino-acid sequence MTSTGKIYLYKDYLLVNEPNKGIHIYDNSNPATPKPLGFLPILGNFDLGVQNNLLYVDNIVDLLTFDISNISKPVLLNRQKDVFAVKYIVDNKPVNVLRDDDPVPVAYRDSLVSFADHREYKPDGQRYLDYESIGNNYSGSNGSGTSGNTVGQAGSLARFAIAENFLFAIFQDKVKNFDLQNARAPKLINEVSLGFGIETLFPYKKSLFVGANNGMHILDISNPTSPKELANYSHAFACDPVVVNDDFAFVTLRTGTICNGNVNALQVVNIRDLSAPQLVKSYNLKSPHGLALTGEHLYVCEGESGLKSFKVTDVTAIDKNIMQNLENLKSFDVIAGPKSLIVLGPEGICQYDYTNKANLKQLSCISINLKK is encoded by the coding sequence ATGACTTCAACAGGAAAAATTTATCTATATAAGGATTATCTATTGGTCAATGAACCGAATAAAGGTATTCATATTTATGATAATAGCAATCCTGCAACTCCCAAACCCTTGGGTTTTCTGCCGATCCTTGGGAATTTTGATCTTGGGGTACAAAATAACCTGCTCTATGTCGATAATATTGTCGATCTGTTGACCTTTGATATCTCTAATATCAGCAAACCCGTTTTGCTTAATCGACAAAAGGATGTGTTTGCTGTCAAATATATAGTGGACAACAAACCGGTTAATGTTTTAAGGGATGACGACCCTGTGCCCGTGGCTTACCGGGACTCGTTGGTGAGTTTCGCTGATCATCGCGAATATAAACCTGATGGCCAGCGCTATTTGGACTATGAAAGTATAGGTAATAATTATTCCGGTTCAAATGGGAGTGGCACCAGTGGAAACACGGTTGGACAAGCAGGTTCTTTGGCTAGGTTTGCCATTGCCGAAAACTTCCTGTTTGCCATTTTTCAGGATAAAGTGAAAAACTTTGACCTTCAAAATGCCCGCGCACCAAAATTGATCAATGAAGTGAGCCTTGGTTTTGGAATCGAAACCTTGTTTCCCTACAAGAAATCTCTGTTTGTCGGTGCAAATAATGGTATGCATATCCTAGATATCTCTAATCCGACCAGCCCTAAGGAGCTTGCTAATTATTCCCATGCCTTTGCCTGTGACCCTGTCGTTGTCAACGATGATTTTGCTTTTGTGACTTTACGAACCGGTACGATATGTAATGGAAACGTCAATGCCTTGCAAGTTGTCAATATCCGTGACCTGAGTGCACCTCAACTGGTGAAGAGCTATAACCTGAAAAGCCCTCATGGATTGGCCCTGACCGGTGAGCATCTCTATGTATGTGAAGGTGAGTCCGGTTTGAAAAGCTTCAAGGTTACCGATGTCACGGCCATTGATAAGAACATCATGCAGAACTTGGAAAACCTGAAAAGCTTTGATGTCATTGCAGGACCAAAATCCTTGATAGTCTTGGGGCCTGAGGGTATCTGCCAATATGATTATACCAACAAAGCCAATTTGAAACAATTGAGCTGTATTTCCATTAACCTGAAAAAATAA
- a CDS encoding S-adenosyl-l-methionine hydroxide adenosyltransferase family protein — MGVITLTTDLGHRDFYQAALKGSIISQLPNVRLVDISHDIPSFSIQHAAFVINNAYPYFPKNTVHLIGIDTVFQEDSRYLAMAYKGQFFVGADNGIFSIIIGEDKPTEMVEINIMQDLRYLHFPLADILTKAACHIADGGKLQDIGLPIDNAVQKVTFQPIYNQNSIKGHVTFIDSFGNVISNISKDLFNQVQQGRDFILRFKRNETISNLSWHYNEVAEGEKLCLFGISNFLEIAINKGHASQLLGLYQDETILVEFLEKK, encoded by the coding sequence ATGGGAGTAATTACGTTAACCACCGATTTAGGTCATCGCGATTTTTATCAAGCTGCACTCAAAGGCAGTATCATTTCGCAGTTGCCGAATGTTAGGCTCGTTGACATTTCTCACGATATCCCTTCTTTCAGTATTCAACATGCGGCATTCGTTATCAACAACGCTTATCCGTACTTCCCAAAGAATACCGTACACTTAATCGGTATCGACACCGTCTTCCAAGAAGACTCGCGTTACCTCGCCATGGCCTACAAAGGTCAGTTCTTTGTCGGTGCAGACAACGGTATCTTCAGTATCATCATCGGTGAAGACAAACCAACTGAAATGGTCGAGATCAATATCATGCAGGATCTACGCTATCTGCATTTCCCGCTTGCTGATATCCTGACCAAAGCTGCCTGTCACATCGCAGATGGCGGTAAACTCCAAGATATTGGCCTCCCTATCGACAATGCGGTACAGAAAGTCACATTTCAACCCATCTACAACCAGAACAGCATCAAGGGCCATGTCACTTTCATCGACTCCTTTGGTAATGTCATCAGCAATATCAGCAAGGACCTCTTCAACCAAGTCCAACAGGGCCGAGATTTTATCCTACGCTTCAAGCGAAACGAAACGATCAGCAACCTCTCTTGGCACTACAATGAGGTTGCCGAAGGCGAGAAGCTATGCTTATTCGGAATCAGCAACTTCTTGGAAATAGCCATCAACAAAGGCCATGCAAGCCAGTTGTTAGGACTATACCAAGATGAAACCATACTTGTTGAGTTCCTGGAAAAGAAATAG
- a CDS encoding PhoH family protein, which yields MSELEINLDVVNLVTLWGAQNENFEFIKKAFPKLRLVARGSTLKVLGEEGERTRFQQVFDDILAHINQFQTLSLLELESLLGSVSSVKPVIAEKEEGEQKAAAFKGEPIVYGPNGIVVRARTPNQRRMVDSINKNDILFAIGPAGTGKTYTAVALAVRALRNKEIKRIILTRPAVEAGENLGFLPGDLKEKVDPYLRPLYDALDDMIPAEKLKGYLENRTIEVAPLAFMRGRTLDNCFVILDEAQNATDMQLKMFLTRMGPTAKFIVTGDMTQVDLPKKTQSGLVNAVKILDGIEGIDMIYLSGSDVVRHKLVKRILEAYGDI from the coding sequence TTGAGCGAATTAGAAATCAATTTAGATGTTGTCAATTTGGTGACATTGTGGGGAGCTCAGAATGAAAATTTTGAGTTTATAAAGAAAGCTTTTCCGAAGTTACGTCTAGTAGCGCGAGGGAGTACCTTGAAGGTTTTAGGTGAAGAAGGGGAGCGGACAAGGTTTCAACAGGTATTTGATGATATTCTAGCTCATATCAACCAATTTCAGACGCTTTCCTTGTTGGAATTGGAAAGTTTGTTAGGATCTGTATCGAGTGTAAAACCCGTGATTGCAGAAAAGGAAGAAGGCGAACAGAAGGCTGCGGCTTTTAAAGGTGAACCAATCGTTTATGGTCCAAATGGTATCGTGGTACGTGCTCGGACGCCTAATCAAAGGCGTATGGTGGACAGTATCAATAAGAATGACATTCTTTTTGCCATTGGTCCAGCAGGTACCGGAAAAACCTATACAGCAGTTGCCCTTGCGGTACGAGCTTTAAGGAATAAAGAAATCAAACGTATTATCCTGACCAGGCCAGCGGTGGAAGCGGGTGAAAACCTAGGTTTCTTGCCAGGCGATCTAAAAGAGAAGGTTGATCCATATCTACGTCCACTATATGATGCATTGGATGATATGATTCCAGCGGAAAAATTGAAAGGATATCTGGAGAACAGAACCATTGAAGTAGCTCCATTGGCATTTATGCGCGGAAGGACCTTGGACAATTGCTTTGTTATCCTAGATGAGGCACAGAATGCCACAGATATGCAGCTCAAGATGTTCTTGACGCGGATGGGGCCAACTGCCAAATTTATCGTGACAGGGGACATGACTCAGGTGGATTTACCTAAAAAAACGCAATCGGGATTAGTCAATGCCGTGAAGATTTTGGATGGGATCGAAGGGATAGATATGATTTACCTGAGCGGTTCGGATGTCGTTCGCCATAAATTGGTGAAACGTATCTTGGAAGCTTACGGTGACATTTAA
- a CDS encoding phosphoribosylaminoimidazolesuccinocarboxamide synthase, with protein MNNTIKETNFNFKGQTAFYRGKVRDVYSIGSDYLVMVASDRISAFDVVLPKPIPFKGQVLNQIASKFLSATADILPNWVASVPDPNVTIGKKCEPFKVEMVIRGYVSGHLWRTYRDGGRVLCGVELPEGLKENDKLPTPIITPSTKADVGHDEDISRADIIARGIVSEEDYSQLEKYAHALYQRGTEIAAERGLILVDTKYEFGKKDGQIYLIDEIHTPDSSRYFYAEGYEERQEKAEPQKQLSKEFVRQWLIENGFQGKEGQKVPEMTEEIVKSISERYIELYEHITGEKFHYPEEGHVLERVEKNVAKALEELI; from the coding sequence ATGAATAATACAATAAAAGAAACAAATTTTAACTTCAAGGGACAGACAGCATTTTATAGAGGAAAAGTAAGAGATGTGTACAGCATCGGGTCGGACTACCTGGTGATGGTGGCTTCAGACCGAATTTCTGCTTTTGATGTGGTATTGCCAAAGCCTATTCCTTTTAAAGGTCAGGTTTTGAACCAAATTGCATCCAAATTTCTGTCTGCCACAGCTGATATCCTTCCAAATTGGGTGGCATCCGTTCCAGACCCAAATGTTACAATAGGAAAGAAATGTGAACCTTTCAAGGTTGAAATGGTGATCCGTGGATATGTTTCAGGACATCTTTGGAGAACCTACCGCGATGGTGGAAGGGTGCTGTGTGGGGTGGAGCTTCCTGAAGGATTAAAAGAGAACGATAAATTACCTACTCCAATCATTACCCCATCGACAAAAGCAGATGTGGGCCATGATGAGGATATTTCCAGAGCGGATATTATTGCTAGAGGCATTGTGTCAGAAGAGGATTATTCGCAATTGGAGAAGTATGCCCATGCTTTATATCAGCGGGGAACTGAGATTGCTGCCGAACGAGGCTTGATCTTGGTGGATACCAAATATGAGTTTGGGAAGAAAGATGGACAGATCTATTTGATCGACGAAATCCATACGCCTGATTCTTCCCGTTATTTTTATGCAGAAGGCTATGAGGAGCGTCAGGAAAAGGCGGAACCGCAGAAACAGCTCTCGAAAGAATTTGTGAGGCAATGGTTGATCGAAAATGGATTCCAAGGAAAAGAAGGACAAAAAGTACCTGAAATGACCGAAGAAATTGTTAAATCCATTTCTGAGCGCTATATTGAGCTTTACGAACACATTACAGGGGAGAAGTTTCATTATCCGGAAGAAGGCCATGTCCTGGAGCGGGTAGAAAAGAATGTAGCGAAAGCCTTGGAAGAACTGATTTAA
- a CDS encoding STAS domain-containing protein translates to MKFTVDKYDRYVVIEPLQERLDGETAASLKGEFMLRNTGGQRNIVLDMNNVKSTDETGIRTGLLARRLCKSLGGLFILTNLNEEILTYIKSLGLDKYLIITKNIEKAKDLIFGNEIRLDLKEEQE, encoded by the coding sequence ATGAAATTTACGGTAGACAAATACGATCGATATGTTGTAATAGAGCCTCTTCAAGAGAGGTTGGACGGAGAAACTGCCGCAAGTTTAAAAGGCGAGTTTATGTTGCGCAATACAGGTGGGCAACGCAATATTGTATTGGACATGAACAATGTGAAATCCACTGATGAGACAGGGATTCGCACAGGTCTATTGGCTCGTCGTCTATGTAAATCACTAGGGGGGCTATTTATCTTGACAAATCTAAATGAGGAGATCTTGACTTACATCAAATCTTTGGGATTGGATAAATATCTGATCATTACCAAGAACATTGAGAAAGCCAAGGACCTGATCTTTGGGAATGAAATCCGATTAGATTTAAAAGAAGAGCAAGAGTAA
- a CDS encoding ribonuclease Z, protein MLRFEVLILGNSSATPMFERHPTSQVVNYNEQLFLIDCGEGTQMQLSKYGIKSNRIDHIFISHLHGDHYLGLVGLVSSMHLVGRKADLHIYGPAPLQEILELHFKYSETVIRYNIIFHQTNPDQEEVIFESRMLTVRSFPLIHRISCTGFRFDEGKRAAALRADKVEELKIPKVYFAALKKGIDYVDPQGKVYAANELTLPPPESRSYAYCSDTVRHPIYLRSIEGADLLYHESTFLHEMVDRAKETFHTTSLEAAEIAKEAHVKKLLLGHYSARYRTLQPLLEEAQQVFPNTELSVEGKWFLV, encoded by the coding sequence ATGTTACGATTTGAGGTATTAATATTAGGAAACAGTTCGGCGACACCCATGTTCGAGCGTCATCCTACATCTCAAGTAGTAAATTATAATGAGCAATTGTTCTTGATTGACTGTGGAGAGGGCACCCAGATGCAACTCTCTAAGTATGGGATCAAGAGCAATCGCATCGATCACATCTTTATTAGCCATCTGCATGGTGATCATTACCTAGGACTTGTTGGCCTGGTATCATCCATGCACCTGGTTGGTAGGAAGGCTGATCTCCATATCTACGGTCCTGCCCCGTTGCAGGAAATCCTAGAGTTACATTTTAAATATTCTGAAACGGTAATCCGTTATAATATCATCTTCCATCAGACCAATCCGGATCAAGAGGAGGTAATATTTGAGTCGAGGATGTTGACGGTCAGGTCCTTTCCATTGATCCACCGAATATCCTGCACGGGATTTCGATTTGATGAAGGCAAACGGGCAGCAGCCTTACGGGCGGATAAAGTGGAGGAGTTAAAGATACCCAAAGTATATTTTGCAGCGCTGAAAAAAGGGATCGATTATGTCGATCCACAGGGAAAGGTCTATGCCGCAAATGAATTGACCTTGCCGCCTCCAGAATCTAGGAGCTATGCCTATTGCTCGGATACCGTAAGGCATCCGATTTACCTGCGTTCAATAGAAGGAGCTGATCTATTGTACCATGAGAGCACCTTTTTGCATGAAATGGTAGACCGTGCCAAAGAGACCTTCCATACTACTTCCTTGGAAGCAGCAGAAATTGCAAAGGAAGCACATGTAAAGAAGCTTTTACTTGGCCATTATTCAGCGAGATACAGGACTTTGCAGCCATTATTGGAGGAAGCGCAGCAGGTTTTTCCAAATACCGAACTGTCAGTGGAAGGGAAATGGTTTTTAGTTTAG
- the hisC gene encoding histidinol-phosphate transaminase — MSFNLTALLRDNIKNLVPYSSARDEFKGEASVFLDANENSFGSPLPHDYNRYPDPLQHQLKGKLSKIKGVPAENIFLGNGSDEAIDILYRAFCTPKIDNVILVPPTYGMYEVSANINDVETRKVNLTKDFQLDLDGIAEAIDMHTKMIFVCSPNNPTGNSIDPLDIETLLVNFSGLVVVDEAYINYSKQKSFTHSLPEFPNLVILQTLSKAWGLAALRLGLAFASKEIIEVFNKIKPPYNINQATQDLVLEALENVEVVNKWIKTTVAEREELSKKLEAFQQVEHITPSDANFILVKLERPKELYGHLVGRGIIVRDRSKVALCEGCLRITIGTKLENEKLLEEIQQFYK, encoded by the coding sequence ATGTCATTCAACTTAACCGCACTTCTTCGAGATAACATCAAGAACCTTGTGCCCTATTCTTCGGCGCGAGATGAATTTAAGGGAGAAGCATCTGTTTTTTTAGATGCCAATGAGAACTCTTTTGGCTCTCCACTTCCACATGATTACAACCGTTATCCGGATCCCCTGCAACATCAACTTAAGGGTAAGCTATCCAAGATCAAGGGTGTGCCTGCGGAAAATATTTTCTTGGGCAACGGTTCTGATGAGGCCATTGATATTTTATACCGAGCATTCTGTACCCCTAAAATAGATAATGTGATCTTGGTCCCTCCAACCTATGGGATGTATGAGGTTTCCGCCAATATCAATGATGTTGAAACACGGAAAGTCAATTTGACCAAGGATTTTCAGCTTGACCTTGACGGGATTGCTGAAGCAATCGATATGCATACCAAGATGATCTTTGTGTGCTCGCCAAACAATCCTACCGGAAACAGCATCGATCCATTGGATATAGAAACACTTTTAGTGAACTTCTCTGGTTTAGTAGTCGTGGACGAGGCCTATATCAATTATTCAAAGCAGAAGTCCTTTACCCATTCTTTGCCTGAGTTTCCTAATCTGGTCATCCTGCAGACCCTTTCAAAGGCCTGGGGCTTGGCCGCTTTACGCTTAGGCTTAGCATTTGCAAGTAAGGAAATCATTGAGGTTTTCAACAAGATCAAACCGCCTTACAATATCAACCAAGCTACTCAAGACTTAGTATTGGAGGCTTTAGAGAATGTTGAGGTAGTCAACAAATGGATTAAGACGACTGTTGCCGAAAGGGAAGAACTGTCCAAGAAATTGGAGGCTTTTCAACAGGTTGAGCATATTACACCTTCAGATGCCAACTTTATCTTGGTAAAGCTGGAGCGACCAAAAGAATTATATGGGCACTTGGTGGGACGTGGCATTATCGTTCGCGACCGATCCAAAGTAGCCTTATGTGAAGGTTGTCTGCGCATTACCATTGGAACAAAACTTGAAAACGAAAAATTATTAGAAGAGATCCAACAATTTTATAAATAA
- the hisB gene encoding bifunctional histidinol-phosphatase/imidazoleglycerol-phosphate dehydratase HisB yields MADQLKRILFIDRDGTLILEPEDEQIDSFAKLKFYPGALQYLPKIAKELDFELVLVSNQDGLGTSSHPEENFWPVHQFVVDTFSGEGVTFVKEHIDKTFPHENAETRKPGIGMLKEYFDEAKYDLANSFVIGDRVNDVKLAQNLAAKAIWLRNNDELGMHENVAISEDCIALETSEWKAIYEFLKLGSRTGEHHRKTNETDIYIKLNLDGSGKSDIETGLPFFDHMLDQLARHGALDLTIKAKGDLHIDEHHTIEDTGIALGEIFLDVLGNKRGIERYAYTLPMDDCLAQVAIDFGGRNWIVWDAEFKREKIGDMPTEMFFHFFKSFSDASKSNLNIQATGDNEHHKIEAIFKAFAKTIKKAVRRDVDNMQLPSTKGLL; encoded by the coding sequence ATGGCAGATCAATTAAAAAGAATACTGTTTATCGATAGAGATGGAACTTTAATTTTAGAGCCTGAGGATGAGCAGATTGATTCCTTTGCAAAGTTGAAGTTTTATCCAGGGGCTTTGCAGTACTTGCCTAAAATTGCAAAAGAACTTGATTTTGAGTTGGTGTTGGTAAGTAATCAGGATGGTTTGGGAACTTCCTCGCACCCTGAAGAGAACTTTTGGCCGGTCCATCAATTTGTTGTGGATACCTTTTCAGGTGAAGGAGTGACTTTTGTTAAAGAACATATTGACAAAACATTTCCACATGAGAATGCGGAGACCCGTAAGCCAGGAATTGGAATGTTAAAGGAATATTTTGACGAAGCGAAATACGACTTGGCGAATTCTTTCGTCATCGGAGACCGCGTCAATGATGTGAAATTAGCACAAAACCTTGCCGCTAAGGCTATTTGGTTAAGGAATAACGACGAATTGGGCATGCATGAGAATGTTGCCATTTCGGAGGATTGCATTGCATTGGAAACCAGCGAATGGAAAGCTATCTATGAGTTCTTGAAATTGGGAAGCCGTACCGGTGAGCACCATCGTAAGACCAATGAAACGGATATCTATATTAAATTGAACTTGGACGGAAGTGGGAAATCCGATATTGAAACGGGCCTTCCATTTTTCGATCATATGTTGGATCAATTAGCGCGTCATGGTGCATTGGATCTAACGATCAAAGCTAAAGGTGATTTACATATCGATGAGCACCATACCATCGAAGATACAGGAATTGCCTTGGGTGAAATCTTTTTGGACGTGTTGGGGAATAAGCGCGGAATTGAACGTTATGCCTATACTCTTCCAATGGATGATTGCTTAGCACAAGTAGCTATCGATTTTGGAGGAAGGAATTGGATTGTTTGGGATGCAGAATTCAAACGCGAGAAAATTGGAGATATGCCAACCGAGATGTTTTTCCATTTCTTCAAGTCCTTTTCAGATGCGTCAAAATCGAACCTGAACATTCAGGCGACTGGCGACAATGAGCACCATAAAATAGAGGCCATCTTCAAGGCTTTTGCGAAAACCATTAAAAAAGCGGTACGAAGAGATGTTGATAATATGCAACTTCCAAGTACAAAAGGTCTTCTTTAA